One part of the Candida albicans SC5314 chromosome R, complete sequence genome encodes these proteins:
- a CDS encoding uncharacterized protein (Putative tRNA-Pro synthetase; genes encoding ribosomal subunits, translation factors, and tRNA synthetases are downregulated upon phagocytosis by murine macrophage), with product MIVRGKCLGRSVSKAVSLFSRPISVISAKSFATTTNLLQNSKDDSTEATIPWYMREENSSPVEVLNKIEVPELPENSPQSLQEFVTLLTVEYGLTDLEIFDLSQLPEDHPKSLEEQNEENYVILASGKSEKHIYKAAYELRLYIKHTYKHLPIIEGMSSNSISKVTRRRLAKRVRRGPPATASTFGIGANSWVSCGTGVDGIVIHLLSRERRESLNLEQLYSDEQENEESHSTPEIDQDRLFFGDRRGFHTSSRNFNLNTLSNIYDSYVIDGNFDTSQKFKAQFDLNFKGGSVEEYNKKFELYRAINLVNANVVEANEIEQIIWDKYSSLDLALQQEIDWNTEIIKDTIKYMEFLVDLNARHSPREKLDKLSGFISNITCFAGDSIDLFTIDKFGALLWRLTWVSENNNALDSANLNEIIKRKGDFEPGTNTISFDNELGRNIRELLRQNKYSSNKETFPLWLREQMMYTFGQAGLWDRFWRDWQSILQSLNKTNERIYFWVVTALFLSKVDNRDALRHLFTKYWSNPSGASFVADYTTNNHQFNSDNERMALKSVLVQIGEKYNTSPWAREAAQFADNL from the coding sequence ATGATAGTAAGAGGAAAATGCTTGGGTCGACTGGTTTCAAAAGCAGTTTCACTTTTTAGCAGACCCATTTCTGTTATTCTGGCCAAATCTTTTGCCACAACTACAAATCTACTTCAAAATTCCAAGGATGATTCAACAGAAGCGACTATTCCATGGTATATGAGAGAAGAGAACAGTTCACCTGTGGAAGTgttgaataaaattgagGTTCCTGAATTACCTGAAAATTCACCTCAGAGCTTGCAAGAGTTTGTCACTTTGCTAACAGTTGAGTACGGTTTAACCGATCTTGagatttttgatttgtcgCAACTACCAGAAGATCATCCAAAAAGTTTAGAGGAACAAAATGAAGAGAATTATGTTATTCTTGCTTCTGGGAAATCTGAAAAGCATATTTACAAAGCAGCTTATGAATTGAGATTATACATCAAACATACTTACAAACATTTGCCAATTATCGAAGGAATGTCTTCAAACTCAATTAGCAAAGTAACGAGAAGAAGATTGGCCAAAAGAGTGAGAAGAGGCCCACCAGCAACTGCAAGTACATTTGGGATTGGTGCTAATTCCTGGGTAAGCTGTGGCACTGGTGTTGATGGGATAGTAATCCATTTGTTAAGTCGTGAGAGAAGGGAATCATTGAATTTGGAACAACTTTATTCCgatgaacaagaaaatgaGGAATCTCATTCGACACCAGAGATTGACCAAGATCGACTTTTTTTCGGCGATAGAAGAGGATTTCATACTTCTAGCCgcaatttcaatttgaatacTTTAAGCAATATTTATGATAGCTATGTGATTGATGGAAATTTCGATACTTCACAAAAGTTTAAAGCACAGTTTGATCTAAACTTTAAAGGAGGCTCAGTTGAAGAATATAACaagaaatttgaattgtaCAGAGCAATCAACCTAGTAAATGCCAATGTGGTTGAGGCAAATGAAATAGAACAAATAATTTGGGAtaaatattcttctttggACTTAGCCTTACAACAGGAAATTGACTGGAATACCGAAATAATCAAAGATACAATTAAGTATATGGAATTTTTGGTAGATTTGAATGCCAGACATTCACCAAGAGAAAAACTAGATAAATTGTCTGGTTTTATCTCCAATATAACGTGTTTTGCTGGGGATAgtattgatttgtttacCATTGATAAGTTTGGGGCTCTTTTGTGGAGGCTAACTTGGGTATCTGAAAATAACAATGCATTGGATTCAGCCAACCTCaatgaaataattaaaaGGAAAGGTGATTTTGAGCCTGGCACAAACACAATACTGTTTGATAATGAACTAGGAAGAAATATCCGAGAATTATTGagacaaaataaatattcGAGCAACAAGGAAACCTTCCCTCTTTGGTTAAGAGAACAAATGATGTATACATTTGGTCAAGCTGGACTCTGGGATAGGTTTTGGAGAGATTGGCAATCTATTCTACAGTCGTTAAACAAAACTAATGAACGGATTTACTTTTGGGTTGTCACAGCTTTATTTCTTTCCAAAGTTGACAACAGAGACGCCTTAAGACACTTGTTCACAAAGTATTGGAGCAACCCTTCTGGTGCATCCTTTGTTGCTGACTATACTACCAATAAccatcaattcaattcagaTAATGAAAGAATGGCCCTCAAAAGTGTTTTGGTGCAGATTGGTGAAAAGTATAATACTTCTCCATGGGCACGTGAAGCAGCCCAGTTTGCTGATAACTTGTAA
- a CDS encoding uncharacterized protein (Putative protein of unknown function; Hap43p-repressed gene; S. cerevisiae ortholog YKR023W localizes to mitochondria), producing MSNNKSKTTSQLLKSKSPTPDATDRRSQKKKLVNLQDIDSILTQLETEDSQRDSKVRRVCNCMARRHPLFEFAPNCLNCGKIICTKEGLQPCSFCGSDIIPPRDRDAIVKLLEKEKEELVTKKQESYNPSSQKTKKKIVVKMNAGEKFWDAQDRAFKLAEKELQSKKSTGSVAENASGTKETKDQDLQKAKERLDTLLDYQATGEERTKIIDNASDFEMPSQSLWLTPEERALNLKKQQRLMRESLVNKERKSRGEKTVEMTIKDGKVTMVEKYVTHTEGTSHEESELEKSIKEKKMQSQTSNSVWDYEMDKSKWEKPIYFASKNIPQVDKSELKITKNRVQFPKEDASEVIATVIN from the coding sequence ATGTCAAATAACAAATCCAAAACCACTTCTCAGTTGCTCAAGTCTAAGAGTCCCACACCGGATGCCACTGATAGAAGAtcacaaaagaaaaagttagTCAACCTACAAGATATAGACTCAATTTTAACCCAACTTGAAACCGAAGACTCTCAAAGAGATAGTAAAGTCAGAAGAGTCTGCAACTGTATGGCCAGAAGACACccattatttgaatttgcaCCAAACTGTTTAAATTGTGGGAAAATCATTTGCACAAAAGAAGGACTACAACCATGCTCATTTTGTGGTTCCGATATAATTCCACCAAGAGATCGTGATGCCATTGTCAAATTGTTGGAGAAAGAGAAGGAGGAGTTAGTTACCAAAAAGCAAGAGCTGTATAATCCATCTCTGCAGaaaacgaaaaagaaaatagtCGTCAAGATGAATGCTGGAGAAAAATTCTGGGATGCACAAGACAGGGCATTCAAGTTGGCCGAAAAAGAATTGCAAAGTAAGAAAAGTACAGGACTGGTAGCTGAAAATGCATCCGGTACCAAAGAGACTAAAGATCAAGATTTGCAGAAAGCAAAAGAACGTCTAGATACCTTATTAGATTATCAGGCAACAGGGGAAGAGAGAACAAAAATTATAGACAATGCGTCTGACTTCGAGATGCCATCGCAATCGTTATGGTTGACTCCTGAGGAAAGGGCTCTAAATttaaagaaacaacaaagatTAATGAGAGAAAGCTTAGTGAACAAGGAGAGGAAATCACGTGGGGAAAAGACTGTTGAAATGACTATCAAAGATGGCAAAGTAACCATGGTTGAAAAGTACGTTACTCATACCGAAGGCACGTCTCATGAAGAGTCTGAGTtagaaaaatcaatcaaggagaaaaaaatgCAGTCACAAACTAGTAATCTGGTCTGGGATTATGAAATGGACAAATCCAAATGGGAGAAACCCATATACTTTGCCAGCAAAAACATACCTCAAGTTGACAAGagtgaattgaaaattacGAAAAATAGAGTGCAGTTTCCAAAAGAAGATGCATCTGAAGTGATTGCAACAGTAATAAACTAG
- a CDS encoding uncharacterized protein (Ortholog(s) have DNA replication origin binding, single-stranded DNA binding activity), whose amino-acid sequence MDIVEIKSKIKEWEYAFRKQHNKLPSKADIKDDVEIHKLYSLYKSIKSGQQQKPSKQETVNEPASVQSSPVKRNDYSPRGELGPTPQANGRVLSIFDLKMTPPDSSPLKHKSDKASPSAFAMPPPQSPVKNIIETPTKSKNKSFVTPIKGRKIVFETPSYLNKHRQNPQTPDSHNNNNNNNNNTVINFSVSPSPFKTQRSIGKRLTEVYNTSLKEAEDLKSFNLEEEFQSHEEQESEETETTTNNDRKIAPRSKRTQKRSTRRVKMAPRPVNSKPSLENVNLQDHITKLEEGERKQLVAYMDSDEDDENRDGEVGIASVFESPTKKTRMPVSNNFKRLKINDPRSRRFKQRMRR is encoded by the coding sequence atgGATATCGTTGAAATAAAACTGAAAATAAAGGAATGGGAGTATGCGTTCCGTAAACAACATAATAAACTTCCATCGAAAGCGGATATAAAAGATGATGTGGAGATTCATAAATTGTACTCGTTATACAAGTCCATAAAACTGGGACAGCAACAGAAACCAAGCAAACAAGAAACTGTTAACGAGCCGGCATCAGTCCAGTCTTCACCAGTAAAGAGAAACGATTATTCTCCTAGAGGTGAACTAGGACCTACTCCACAAGCTAATGGTCGAGTACTATctatatttgatttgaaaatgactCCACCGGATTCATCTCCATTAAAACACAAATCGGACAAAGCATCCCCGTCAGCATTCGCAATGCCTCCTCCGCAATCTCCTGTGAAGAACATAATAGAGACGCCTACTAAATCAAAGAATAAACTGTTTGTGACTCCTATCAAGGGTCGGAAAATAGTATTTGAAACACCGTCATACCTTAACAAGCATCGACAGAACCCACAGACTCCGGATTcccataataataataataataataataataatactgtAATCAATTTCCTGGTCTCTCCGTCACCATTCAAAACACAGAGAAGCATAGGGAAAAGGTTGACTGAAGTTTACAATACATCTTTAAAAGAAGCAGAGGATCTAAAAAGCTTTAAtcttgaagaagaattccAGAGTCATGAGGAACAAGAATCTGAGGAAACGGAAACAACGACCAATAATGACAGAAAGATTGCACCAAGAAGTAAAAGAACCCAGAAACGTCTGACGAGAAGAGTTAAAATGGCACCACGACCTGTAAACTCGAAGCCATCGTTGGAAAACGTAAATCTTCAAGACCATATCACAAAACTAGAGGAAGGTGAAAGAAAACAACTTGTTGCATATATGGATtcagatgaagatgatgagaATAGAGATGGAGAGGTTGGCATTGCTTCTGTATTCGAAAGTCCGACAAAGAAAACCAGAATGCCGGTGAGTAATAATTTCAAGAGGCTAAAGATCAATGACCCTAGATCAAGGCGCTTCAAACAACGTATGAGAAGGTAA